The following are encoded together in the Streptomyces rapamycinicus NRRL 5491 genome:
- a CDS encoding TetR-like C-terminal domain-containing protein, with the protein MTERPPHGSARPGGRTARTRAAVLAAAYEELDRDSFAELTLDRLARRSGVHVSTIRRRWRTAEGVVVDLLAERSSTLPTPDTGDFHRDLSELTQAIADFNNALRNRNVMQGLLAAAAHDTRVEEIVRNAFVRRTEEVTLIVRNAVERGDIPAETDAWEVIASLGAPLYYRVLILRGSIDDRLVHTTVEATYQATRSGVFVRKG; encoded by the coding sequence ATGACAGAGCGACCACCGCATGGGTCGGCTCGCCCCGGGGGGCGTACGGCCCGGACTCGGGCCGCCGTGTTGGCGGCCGCGTACGAGGAGCTCGACCGCGACTCGTTCGCCGAGCTCACCCTCGATCGGCTCGCGCGGCGGTCGGGGGTGCATGTGTCGACCATCCGGCGGCGCTGGCGCACGGCGGAGGGGGTGGTCGTCGATCTGCTGGCCGAGCGGAGTTCGACGCTGCCCACCCCGGACACCGGTGACTTCCACCGGGATCTGAGCGAACTCACCCAGGCCATCGCGGACTTCAACAACGCCCTGCGCAACCGCAATGTCATGCAGGGGCTGCTCGCGGCGGCCGCGCATGACACCCGGGTCGAGGAGATCGTCCGTAACGCGTTCGTGCGGCGGACCGAGGAGGTGACCCTGATCGTGCGGAACGCGGTGGAGCGGGGGGACATCCCCGCGGAGACCGACGCGTGGGAGGTCATCGCCTCGCTGGGGGCGCCGCTTTACTACCGGGTGCTCATCCTGCGCGGGTCCATCGACGATCGGCTGGTGCACACCACCGTCGAGGCGACGTATCAGGCAACCCGGTCCGGGGTGTTCGTGCGGAAGGGGTGA
- a CDS encoding ATP-binding protein, whose translation MIVTTTARPSGHPGCTETLPCTAQSAATARRLVRTALAVWGIEHYADAATLIVSELVANAVDHTDCRVIRVTVTRPEPDVVRIAVVEECAWRWGADRLPWGKRVWGELRCETG comes from the coding sequence ATGATTGTGACCACCACCGCCCGCCCCTCCGGGCACCCCGGCTGCACGGAGACCCTTCCGTGCACGGCCCAAAGCGCCGCCACGGCTCGTCGTCTCGTCCGTACAGCGCTGGCGGTCTGGGGCATAGAGCACTACGCCGACGCCGCCACCCTCATCGTCTCGGAGCTGGTGGCCAACGCGGTGGACCACACGGACTGCCGCGTCATCCGCGTCACCGTCACCCGTCCCGAGCCCGACGTGGTCCGCATCGCCGTGGTGGAGGAGTGCGCCTGGCGATGGGGGGCCGATCGGCTGCCCTGGGGGAAGCGGGTGTGGGGCGAGTTGAGATGTGAGACCGGCTGA